A genome region from Anopheles stephensi strain Indian chromosome 2, UCI_ANSTEP_V1.0, whole genome shotgun sequence includes the following:
- the LOC118506444 gene encoding lysM and putative peptidoglycan-binding domain-containing protein 1 — MSLETMSDLRKKYKNWRSYVKFVKLVSDAGMEDETMFGEKQSIRDSARSLKKYGSISGGSRSPAALQPTDALIRHDVERTDTLQGLALKYGCSMEQIRRVNRLLPTDTIFLRPFLMVPVAKDSPHYPKDPEAIIRPNALSSRMMASGSSGSGASGSSSIISNNNNNSISSDGNGYSLSEESPLVSPEEESRKNLEEFLGKIDSSIASTRKCIAEVQRNSDFVTSSQSDDNLFFSSSSGGGVSGSGSSGYYSKPRAYSNASSSSSISSYQQYHYHVPSGGAQHASAGGSGANHHKRQSSSGSAASDTNQLIVMTQGKRVQSSLQKLERQQDELFEL, encoded by the exons ATGAGTCTCGAAACGATGAGCGATCTGAGGAAAAAGTACAAAAACTGGAGATCGTACGTAAAG TTTGTAAAGCTAGTTTCAGACGCCGGAATGGAAGATGAAACCATGTTTGGCGAAAAGCAATCGATACGAGACTCGGCCCGCTCGCTCAAGAAGTATGGCAGCATATCCGGCGGAAGCCGAAGTCCGGCCGCACTGCAGCCCACCGACGCACTGATACGGCACGACGTCGAGCGGACCGACACGCTGCAGGGTCTTGCTTTGAAATACGGATGTAGC ATGGAACAAATTAGGCGTGTAAATAGGCTACTGCCCACGGATACCATCTTCCTGCGGCCGTTTCTTATGGTACCGGTAGCGAAAGACTCGCCCCACTACCCGAAGGATCCCGAAGCAATCATACGTCCAAACGCGCTGTCCAGTCGGATGATGGCGTCCGGCAGCAGTGGCAGTGGTGCtagcggcagcagtagcattattagcaacaacaacaacaacagtatcAGTTCCGACGGTAATGGGTACTCGCTGAGCGAAGAATCACCGCTCGTATCGCCCGAGGAGGAGAGTCGCAAAAATCTGGAAGAATTTCTCGGCAAAATCGACAGCTCGATCGCCTCGACGCGCAAATGCATTGCGGAGGTGCAGCGGAACAGTGACTTCGTGACGAGCAGCCAGAGCGACGACAACCTGTTCTTCTCGTCCTCGTCGGGCGGGGGCGTTAGCGGGAGCGGTAGCAGTGGATACTATTCGAAACCGCGTGCCTATTCGAATGCGTCGTCTTCGTCCTCGATCTCGTCTTACCAGCAGTACCACTACCATGTGCCGAGTGGTGGTGCACAACACGCGTCCGCCGGTGGTAGCGGCGCGAACCATCACAAGCGCCAGAGTTCCTCCGGCAGTGCGGCGTCGGACACGAACCAGCTGATCGTGATGACGCAGGGGAAGCGGGTGCAAAGCTCGCTCCAGAAGCTGGAACGCCAGCAGGATGAACTGTTCGAGTTGTAG
- the LOC118506441 gene encoding TRAF3-interacting protein 1, whose protein sequence is MGSEVDATVLKRTQSSLGKFVKRPALTDKLLRKPPFRFLHDIVHAIIREHGLLEGLYTADELNSDNIKDRDSKMAFLQKLIDVVKLITDRELKVRPSKIVAGLEPERTNELLQALATALESKLNTSDIVRQYLGDNRKANGTAANDVAETNGSTTTTTTKLEPRDDTKKVGKQEKSKEKPKEKETVAVEKRKDKTTKGKEKDVVRNGPSVQQQQPESRTERGKTKQNGTKASNDAGRKKSDKPAKGKEKEKTVKRISSIPEEQHPVGAGPDGTPPVRTESIANGSEMVENGTSHDNRRKRKDSLKESGEPVGLPEAHGEDSAVPSADEEHEKRKQPGSNSSSRRSSLKKQNSLTPSENNALSEMNQFNGLHSSLSRQDSGGTVVGPDTLASEEPADGPNRTAEITVTVAPAESTKSSAKPPMHRQQSVETVMRPRTSLRPPSVRPPSARPGAPRRKEKNVEVILQPNETQKLGEINVKMEVFNSELLDDDGENLIVIEDPTTGTDEIVYGRVTTDTGGTGEETGRLQPAELQEEQQGHLVQQILETQKEFSSHTGTSDSEMLRKADMEWTAGQRQSSAKQMESLRESIQKLTRSVNPLGKLMNFIQEDIDSMERELASWQQLYTQSMVELNKERSATENAIEPLKQQLHQIDVNIKEYRDMIDTTRANILQNEAKIERLYMTEI, encoded by the exons ATGGGGTCCGAAGTGGATGCGACCGTGTTAAAACGAACGCAAAGCTCACTCGGAAAATTTGTGAAACGTCCGGCACTGACCGATAAGCTGCTGCGTAAGCCACCGTTCCGTTTTCTTCATGACATCGTCCATGCG ATAATCCGCGAGCATGGCCTGCTGGAAGGGCTGTACACGGCGGACGAGCTAAACTCGGACAACATTAAGGACCGGGACTCGAAAATGGCGTTTCTACAGAAGCTCATTGACGTCGTTA AGCTGATAACTGACCGTGAGCTAAAAGTTCGCCCTTCGAAAATCGTGGCCGGTCTGGAACCGGAACGTACAAACGAACTCCTGCAAGCACTGGCAACCGCCCTGGAAAGCAAGCTAAACACTAGCGACATAGTGCGCCAATACTTAGGTGACAATCGCAAGGCAAATGGAACAGCTGCAAACGATGTGGCCGAAACTAATGGcagcacaaccaccaccaccacgaaaTTGGAGCCACGCGACGATACCAAGAAGGTGGGAAAGCAGGAAAAGTCGAAAGAAAAGCccaaagagaaagaaacagtggccgtggaAAAGCGAAAGGATAAAACCACCaagggaaaggaaaaggatgTTGTTAGGAATGGTCCATCCGTccaacaacagcagccggAAAGTAGGACGGAAAGgggaaaaactaaacaaaacggCACCAAAGCTTCAAACGACGCCGGTCGAAAGAAAAGCGATAAACCGGCCAAAGGaaaagagaaggagaaaacGGTTAAGCGCATTTCCTCCATACCGGAGGAGCAACATCCAGTAGGCGCTGGGCCGGATGGGACGCCCCCGGTACGCACGGAATCGATAGCGAACGGGTcggaaatggtggaaaatggaacgTCCCATGATAACCGCCGCAAGCGGAAAGATTCGCTCAAGGAGTCAGGAGAGCCGGTAGGTTTGCCCGAAGCGCACGGGGAAGATAGTGCGGTGCCATCCGCCGACGAGGAGCACGAAAAGCGCAAGCAACCCGGCAGTAACAGTAGCAGCCGACGATCGTCGTTGAAAAAGCAGAATAGCTTAACGCCCAGCGAAAACAATGCCCTTTCGGAGATGAACCAATTTAACGGGTTGCACAGTTCCCTGAGTCGGCAGGACAGTGGTGGTACGGTGGTCGGGCCGGACACGCTGGCTAGCGAAGAACCTGCCGATGGGCCCAATCGGACGGCCGAGATCACGGTAACGGTTGCACCGGCCGAATCAACAAAATCATCCGCCAAACCTCCGATGCATCGTCAGCAGTCCGTGGAGACGGTTATGAGACCAAGGACCAGCCTGAGACCGCCCAGCGTTCGACCGCCGTCGGCAAGACCGGGCGCACCGCGTCGCAAGGAGAAAAACGTCGAGGTAATACTGCAACCGAACGAAACGCAAAAGTTGGGCGAAATCAACGTCAAGATGGAAGTGTTCAACAGTgagctgctggacgacgaTGGGGAGAATTTGATCGTGATCGAGGACCCGACGACCGGTACGGATGAAATCGTGTACGGAAGGGTGACGACAGACACGGGCGGGACCGGCGAAGAGACGGGACGACTGCAGCCTGCCGAGTTGCAGGAAGAGCAACAGGGCCATCTGGTGCAGCAGATACTGGAAACGCAGAAAGAATTTTCCTCACACACCGGCACCAGCGACAGCGAGATGCTACGGAAGGCGGACATG GAATGGACCGCCGGCCAGAGGCAATCGTCGGCGAAGCAGATGGAATCGCTGCGCGAATCGATACAGAAGCTAACCCGCTCCGTGAATCCGCTCGGCAAGCTGATGAACTTCATCCAGGAGGACATCGATTCGATGGAGCGAGAGTTGGCAAGCTGGCAGCAGCTCTACACCCAATCGATGGTGGAGCTTAACAAAGAACGAAG TGCCACGGAGAACGCCATCGAACCGTTGAAGCAGCAGCTGCACCAAATTGATGTCAACATCAAAGAGTACCGCGACATGATCGACACAACACGGGCCAACATTCTGCAGAATGAGGCAAAGATCGAACGGCTGTACATGACGGAGATTTAG
- the LOC118506446 gene encoding UPF0547 protein C16orf87-like, protein MVKTRMITKHCPECEVQVAIASKKCSCGHVFSMRQSSAAVYEPPARTKAGKRKAAQAASASSSDGRKGSGQVQRRRTSRVRREKPNYYDSLQYEKKKKKTKKSSKTSLFKGKDAKQTQLITAKDTQAARANRHANRRAKKEEIDGGGDLAAKLPFDKQEVAAIILSEINRKIGSVVWTQP, encoded by the exons ATGGTAAAAACTCGAATGATTACCAAACATTGTCCAGAGTGTGAGGTGCAGGTGGCGATTGCGTCGAAAAAATGTTCCTGCGGGCACGTTTTCAGCATGCGGCAGTCCAGTGCGGCCGTATACGAACCGCCAGCGCGTACGAAAGCGGGCAAACGCAAAGCAGCGCAGGCTGCATCCGCCAGCTCTAGCGACGGTCGTAAAGGATCCGGCCAGGTTCAGCGCCGGCGGACGAGTCGGGTTCGTCGCGAAAAGCCCAACTACTACGATTCGCTACAGtacgagaagaagaaaaagaaaacgaag AAATCATCGAAAACGTCACTTTTTAAGGGAAAGGATGCCAAGCAAACGCAGCTGATAACGGCAAAGGACACGCAAGCGGCCCGAGCTAATCGGCACGCCAACCGACGAGCAAAGAAGGAAGAGATCGATGGTGGGGGGGATTTAGCCGCCAA ACTGCCATTCGATAAGCAAGAAGTGGCCGCAATCATTTTGTCTGAAATTAATCGAAAAATTGGTTCGGTGGTTTGGACCCAGCCCTGA
- the LOC118506443 gene encoding formylglycine-generating enzyme: MGKNNSYYLVLLLLNCFLLFKHAACDCGCNKLKRNAEGQELPKERIIFPSDAPASQPDEDGEAESLLHLVEHSKLFEAMSRIPGGEYVIGTNEPIFVNDRESPARTVAIRDFYLDQYEVSNAQFKEFTDQTGYTTEAEKFGDSFVFQQLLTEAVRKEYEDFRVAAAPWWYKVRGASWKHPEGDQSQDISNRLDHPVVHVSWNDAVAYCSWKGKRLPTEAEWEAACRGGRKQKLFPWGNKLMPKDQHMMNIWQGKFPDSNLAEDGCDSTCPVSSFRQNPFNLYNIVGNVWEWTADLWDPEEVSNQRTKPGSDPPNRVKKGGSYLCHESYCYRYRCAARSQNTEDSSAGNLGFRCAADAD, from the coding sequence ATGGGCAAAAACAACTCGTATTACTTGGTTTTACTATTGTTAAACTGTTTTTTACTGTTCAAACATGCGGCCTGTGATTGTGGATGCAACAAGCTAAAAcgaaatgcagaaggacaagAGCTACCGAAGGAGCGCATTATATTCCCATCAGACGCACCCGCATCCCAGCCAGATGAAGATGGTGAAGCAGAAAGTTTGCTGCATTTGGTTGAACATTCCAAGCTGTTTGAAGCGATGAGCCGCATTCCAGGAGGAGAGTACGTTATCGGCACAAATGAGCCCATTTTCGTCAACGATCGAGAATCTCCCGCCCGCACGGTTGCAATCCGCGACTTTTACCTAGACCAGTACGAAGTGTCCAACGCACAGTTTAAAGAGTTTACCGACCAAACCGGCTACACTACGGAGGCAGAGAAATTTGGCGACAGCTTCGTATTCCAGCAACTGCTCACGGAAGCGGTGCGGAAAGAGTACGAAGATTTTCGTGTTGCCGCCGCTCCTTGGTGGTATAAAGTACGGGGCGCATCCTGGAAACATCCGGAGGGCGATCAGTCGCAGGATATAAGCAATCGGCTCGATCATCCAGTGGTGCATGTATCGTGGAACGATGCCGTGGCGTACTGCAGTTGGAAAGGGAAGCGTCTCCCAACGGAAGCGGAATGGGAAGCGGCTTGCCGTGGTGGACGGAAGCAGAAACTTTTCCCCTGGGGTAACAAGCTGATGCCTAAGGACCAGCACATGATGAACATTTGGCAGGGCAAGTTTCCGGACAGCAACCTGGCGGAGGATGGTTGCGATTCCACCTGTCCGGTGTCATCCTTCCGGCAGAATCCATTCAATCTATACAATATTGTTGGCAATGTGTGGGAATGGACGGCGGATCTGTGGGATCCAGAAGAAGTGTCCAACCAGCGTACCAAGCCCGGCAGTGATCCTCCAAACCGGGTGAAGAAGGGTGGTTCTTACCTGTGCCACGAATCGTACTGCTATCGCTACCGATGTGCCGCACGATCGCAGAATACAGAGGACAGTTCCGCCGGTAATCTAGGCTTTCGttgtgctgctgatgctgactGA